One Methylocaldum marinum DNA window includes the following coding sequences:
- a CDS encoding 2Fe-2S iron-sulfur cluster-binding protein, whose translation MPVLQGDWLKSLALECGADDAGLVDIDRDAMAPQRAEIFQHYPWTKTLLSYVVRMSREPIRSTARSVANLEFHHAGDRVDEVGCRVVRRLEEIGVRAVNPSMGFPMEMGRFPDAAVWVVSHKPVAVAAGLGHMGIHRNVIHPRFGNFILLGTVLIEADVTAYDKPLDYNPCLGCRLCVAACPVGAIAPDGGFNFSACFTHNYREFMGGFTDWIEQVADSRNGRDYRRRVSEPETASMWQSLSHGADYKAAYCMAVCPAGEDVIGPYLADRKRHVHEVVKPLQDKPEPVYVVKGSDAEVYARKKWKNKTVKPVGNALRPRTIDGLLNMMPFVFQPNQSRGLSATYHFMFTGDERREATVVIRDRIVHVEDGHVGVADLQVTADSRSWLGFLAKERSLVWALVRRKIRLKGPPRLLVAFGKCFPSPGIRHERVPILPQPSKMQAKLTPYRQNDAATGKIKWQGALTVSEIIDVARHVKTFRLVNPDGGPIPFDYLPGQFLSLDIEPWSIPTRRSYTIASTPTWRDRIEITVKREEHGLASRWLHDELKPGDSLKLLAPNGNFVFTGSEAESIVLIGGGVGITPLMSVVRYLSERRWPGEIYLILSFRKPSDYIFRDEIDLLQSRNPRLEVRVSMTDPKGEVWSGPTGRIDKAFLQDAVPNIPARTVHVCGPPPMMDAIKVALIELGVPKTRIKTEAFGTVRRDPSAKVPGSGAAGGHVYFQRSQVDVPVPVGATVLDAADAAEVHIESACRSGTCGLCSVKLVSGQVHMAVDEALTEEEKTDGYILACQAEIEADVEIDA comes from the coding sequence ATGCCCGTTCTACAGGGCGATTGGCTCAAGAGCCTAGCGCTGGAGTGTGGTGCCGACGATGCGGGTCTGGTCGACATCGACCGGGACGCCATGGCCCCTCAGCGGGCCGAGATCTTTCAGCATTATCCCTGGACCAAAACCTTGCTGAGCTACGTCGTGCGGATGTCGCGCGAACCGATACGAAGCACGGCTCGATCCGTGGCGAATCTCGAATTTCATCATGCGGGCGACCGGGTCGACGAGGTGGGATGTCGAGTCGTTCGGCGCCTGGAGGAAATCGGCGTTCGAGCCGTCAATCCATCCATGGGTTTTCCGATGGAAATGGGCCGGTTTCCGGACGCTGCGGTCTGGGTGGTTTCGCATAAGCCGGTGGCCGTGGCAGCCGGACTGGGGCACATGGGCATTCATCGCAATGTCATCCATCCCCGGTTCGGCAATTTCATTCTGCTCGGGACCGTGCTCATCGAGGCTGACGTCACCGCATACGATAAGCCCCTCGATTACAACCCCTGCCTCGGGTGCAGACTCTGTGTCGCCGCTTGCCCGGTCGGCGCCATTGCGCCCGATGGCGGATTCAACTTTTCGGCGTGCTTTACCCACAACTACCGGGAATTCATGGGCGGGTTTACCGACTGGATCGAGCAAGTAGCGGACAGCAGGAACGGTCGAGATTATCGAAGGCGCGTCAGCGAACCGGAAACTGCGTCCATGTGGCAAAGCCTTTCGCACGGCGCTGATTACAAAGCGGCCTATTGCATGGCGGTCTGTCCGGCGGGAGAAGATGTCATCGGCCCCTATCTTGCCGATCGTAAACGGCATGTCCACGAGGTTGTCAAGCCGCTGCAGGACAAACCGGAACCCGTCTATGTCGTCAAGGGTTCCGACGCGGAGGTTTACGCCCGGAAAAAATGGAAGAACAAGACCGTCAAGCCTGTCGGGAACGCATTGCGCCCGCGCACCATCGATGGACTTTTGAACATGATGCCCTTCGTGTTTCAGCCCAATCAATCGAGGGGCTTGAGCGCCACTTACCACTTTATGTTCACGGGCGATGAAAGGCGTGAAGCCACGGTAGTTATCCGGGATCGTATCGTTCATGTGGAAGACGGCCATGTTGGAGTGGCGGATTTGCAGGTGACGGCGGACAGCCGTAGCTGGCTCGGCTTCCTGGCGAAGGAGCGCAGCCTCGTTTGGGCGCTGGTTCGCAGAAAGATTCGTCTCAAGGGTCCGCCCAGGCTTCTGGTTGCCTTCGGCAAGTGCTTCCCTAGCCCCGGTATTCGCCACGAGCGCGTGCCGATTCTTCCGCAGCCGTCGAAGATGCAGGCAAAGCTTACGCCGTATCGGCAGAATGACGCCGCCACCGGAAAAATCAAATGGCAGGGTGCGCTGACCGTCAGCGAGATCATCGACGTCGCGCGCCACGTCAAGACCTTCCGGTTGGTCAATCCGGATGGCGGTCCGATTCCGTTTGATTATCTGCCAGGACAGTTTCTGAGCTTGGATATCGAACCTTGGAGCATACCGACCCGCCGTTCGTATACCATCGCTTCCACGCCGACCTGGCGGGACCGTATCGAGATCACCGTTAAACGCGAGGAGCACGGACTTGCGTCGCGCTGGCTGCATGACGAACTGAAACCGGGGGATTCGCTCAAGCTTCTGGCACCGAACGGCAACTTCGTATTCACCGGTAGCGAAGCGGAGTCCATCGTATTGATAGGAGGCGGCGTCGGCATTACTCCGCTGATGAGCGTTGTGCGCTATCTCAGCGAGCGCCGGTGGCCGGGAGAAATTTATCTGATCCTGAGTTTTCGGAAACCGAGCGACTATATCTTCAGAGATGAAATTGATTTACTGCAGTCGAGGAACCCAAGACTGGAAGTCAGGGTTTCCATGACCGATCCCAAAGGGGAAGTCTGGTCGGGACCTACCGGCCGCATCGACAAGGCGTTTCTACAAGACGCAGTTCCGAATATTCCCGCCCGAACCGTTCATGTCTGCGGCCCACCGCCGATGATGGATGCCATCAAAGTCGCGCTGATCGAACTCGGCGTTCCGAAAACACGTATCAAGACGGAAGCGTTTGGGACCGTCAGGCGTGATCCGAGCGCCAAGGTTCCAGGTTCAGGGGCCGCCGGCGGACACGTCTATTTTCAGCGATCGCAGGTCGATGTCCCCGTGCCGGTCGGCGCGACGGTCCTCGATGCGGCGGACGCAGCGGAAGTGCACATCGAAAGCGCGTGCCGTTCCGGTACCTGCGGCCTATGCAGCGTGAAGCTGGTTTCCGGCCAAGTGCATATGGCGGTCGACGAGGCGCTGACGGAAGAGGAGAAGACCGACGGCTATATTCTGGCTTGTCAGGCCGAGATCGAAGCCGACGTGGAAATCGATGCCTGA